The Bernardetia sp. genome has a segment encoding these proteins:
- a CDS encoding AAA family ATPase translates to MKDTQFTEKSITITTLDNEKPKSIIIFGAESSGKSTLVAALAAHYNVFFNNEFSREYLDIKMNYAKYEDTHALTFADVEPIAIGQLCSEKRTGKLAISHNHSLYFLDTNLLTTYVYSKYIYEKVPFWLEKAIQDQNYSHYLLLKPNTKWQFDKQRGGENSRLFFYEKMKGELEKRNINYIEISKLGNERLQEAIEKIDTLIKLGLSQNQF, encoded by the coding sequence ATGAAAGATACTCAATTTACAGAAAAAAGTATAACAATTACTACTCTTGATAACGAAAAACCTAAAAGTATAATTATTTTTGGTGCAGAATCTTCTGGAAAATCTACTCTTGTTGCAGCTTTGGCAGCACATTATAATGTTTTTTTTAATAACGAATTTTCAAGAGAATATTTAGATATAAAGATGAATTATGCTAAATATGAAGATACTCATGCACTTACATTCGCAGATGTAGAGCCGATTGCGATAGGGCAACTTTGTAGTGAGAAAAGAACTGGAAAACTAGCCATTTCTCACAATCACTCCCTTTACTTTTTAGACACCAATTTGCTTACTACCTATGTGTATTCAAAATATATCTACGAAAAAGTTCCGTTTTGGTTAGAAAAGGCTATTCAAGACCAAAACTATTCTCATTATTTGCTATTGAAGCCAAATACAAAATGGCAATTTGATAAGCAGCGAGGGGGAGAAAATTCAAGACTATTTTTCTATGAAAAGATGAAAGGAGAACTAGAAAAGAGAAATATAAACTACATAGAAATTTCCAAACTGGGAAATGAAAGACTCCAAGAAGCCATCGAAAAAATAGATACCTTAATTAAATTAGGACTTTCGCAAAATCAATTTTAG